The sequence below is a genomic window from Leptolyngbya sp. SIO1E4.
TATAAGAACAAGTTTTTCTACGGTAGTTTTCAGACCCGTGTCATTGAGCTCCAGTTTAAGCATTTGCTAGGCCGGGCTCCTTACGATGAGTCGGAAGTTATTGAGCACCTGGATCGCTATGAAAATGAAGGGTACGACGCGGATGTCGATTCCTTCATTGACAGCGAAGAGTATCAGGCTAACTTTGGCGACAACGTGGTGCCGTTCTATCGCAGCTTTGTTTATCAGGCAGGGCAGCGGAGCACTGGTTTCACACGGATATTTCAGCTCTATCGGGGCTATGCCAATAGCGATCGCGCCCAAATGGCAGGCCGGTTGTCCCACTTAGCAGAAGAGTTAGGCCGCAACCAGGCGACTTCGATTACGCCGCCCAGTGCTCCGGGGTCAGCCGTCACCCGTAAGGGCAACTCGGCTCCGAAGAAAGCGCTAGGAGGCTCGACGCCATTTGGGGGGCAGCCTGGGAAAGTCTACCGCGTGGAAGTTGTTGGAATGGCTGGGCCGGGATATCCTCGTGTCCGTCGTTGCAATATGTCGTACCTCGTGCCTTATGAGCAGCTTTCCAAGAAGCTGCAGCAAATCAACCGCATGGGAGGCCGGGTCTCTAGCGTTACCCCTGCTAGCCTTT
It includes:
- a CDS encoding phycobilisome linker polypeptide translates to MPITAAASRLGTVPFEETGKVELRASWTQEDAKYVIRAVYRHLLGNDYLMKAERLTSAESLLCNGYISVKEFVRAVAKSELYKNKFFYGSFQTRVIELQFKHLLGRAPYDESEVIEHLDRYENEGYDADVDSFIDSEEYQANFGDNVVPFYRSFVYQAGQRSTGFTRIFQLYRGYANSDRAQMAGRLSHLAEELGRNQATSITPPSAPGSAVTRKGNSAPKKALGGSTPFGGQPGKVYRVEVVGMAGPGYPRVRRCNMSYLVPYEQLSKKLQQINRMGGRVSSVTPASL